In Zea mays cultivar B73 chromosome 7, Zm-B73-REFERENCE-NAM-5.0, whole genome shotgun sequence, the following proteins share a genomic window:
- the LOC100278270 gene encoding uncharacterized protein LOC100278270 yields MEGRRSNEVSSAEAVLVGALSSGVNAPTWFVLKITFLLLALCFTAMLALAFSSKNFVIVAHVLLLVTIGTVLFVLLNRFLAEVGLVPVEQQMKEMGIHKTEATDEDKRN; encoded by the exons ATGGAAGGGCGCCGCTCAAATGAAGTATCATCTGCCGAAGCTGTCTTGGTGGGAGCATTGTCGTCTGGTGTCAAT GCTCCCACGTGGTTTGTGCTCAAGATTACGTTTTTGCTCCTTGCATTGTGTTTTACGGCTATGCTTGCTCTAGCATTTTCGTCGAAGAACTTTGTAATCGTTGCACATGTTCTTCTGCTGGTGACTATTGGAACCGTGCTATTTGTGCTGCTTAACAG GTTTCTGGCTGAAGTTGGGCTCGTGCCTGTTGAACAGCAGATGAAGGAGATGGGCATCCACAAAACAGAAGCCACAGATGAAGACAAGAGAAATTAA